GAACCCACATCCACGCCGTAGGCGGCTGTCCGCTCCGCGCGCAGCGCATGCCGGAGCGCGACCAGGGCCGCGGGCAGGGCCTCGGAGCCTGGCTCCATCCCCTCCAGCAGGCCCTCCAGCTCGCGCAACAGGCGTTGGTCCTCGGAAATCAAATCAATCACGATTTACTTACTATATCCGCTGGAGACAATTGGAAGACTTGTAAGGTCAGAAGAGGAATCAGCGCTTCTACCGTCTGCCCAGATGCAGCGTGATTTCTTGAGCACCGAGTCGTTTAAGACTCGCGTGATTTCCTCAATAGAAATGGCTTTCGGTGGACGGCACCATGACTGTCCGTGCCCTTCCGGGGGGGTGGGCCGACCCAGGAGTCGAAGAATCCGTGTGTGCGCGCGCCGGGCGTCCCCCCTGGGATGTCCGGCGCGCTGCCCCTTTCGCGCCCCTGACCTCCCGCCCTGTCCTCCAGCGCACGCGCCGGTGCCTCCGCTCGCTCGCGATGACGGGGCGCGGCGATGATGCGGCCTCCCGTCGAGTCAACGCCCGGAGGCCCTGACATGCCGCGTGATTACGCCTTCTACGCCCGTGCCCTGGAGGGGCGGCGGCTGCCGTTGGCCTTCGTGGACCTGGAGCTGCTGGGCGAGAACGCGGCGGCGCTGGTGCGGCGCGCGGGGGGGCTGCCGGTGCGGCTGGCCACCAAGTCGGTGCGGTGCGCGGCGCTGCTGCGGCGGGTGCTCGAAGGGTATCCCGGCTTCCGGGGGCTCATGTGCTTCAGCGCCGAAGAGGCCGTGCGCCTGCGCGAGCGCGGCTTTACCGACCTGCTCATGGGCTACCCCGTGGTGGACGCGGAGGCCCTGGCGGAGCTGTGCCGTCCGCCAGCGCCCGTGACGTTGATGGTGGACTCGGTGGAGCACGTGGCGCTCGCCGTCAGGGCCGCGCGGCGGCAGGGGACGCGTGTCCCGCTGTGCCTGGATGTGGACCTGTCGGTGGACCTGCCGGGGCTGCGCTTCGGGGTGCACCGCTCGCCGCTCCGCGCGCCAGAGGACGCGCTGGCGGTGGCGAAGCACATCGCGTCGGAAGGGGACGCCGTGTTCCTCGCGGGCGTCATGGGCTACGAGGCGCAGCTCGCGGGAGTGCCGGACGCGGCGCCGCACGCGGGGGCGAAGAACCTGGCCATCCGCGCGCTCAAGCGGGGCTCGGTGGGCCGCGTGCACGCGCGGAGGCAGGCGGTGGTGGCCGCGCTGAAGGGCGCGGGGTTCCCGGTGCGCTTCGTGAACGGCGGCGGCACCGGCAGCCTGGAGTCCACGCGCGAGGACGCGAGCGTGACCGAGCTCACCGCGGGCAGCGGCCTGTATTCGCCCGCGCTCTTCGACGGCTACCAGGGCTTCCACCACCAGCCCGCGGCGGCCTTC
The sequence above is drawn from the Corallococcus silvisoli genome and encodes:
- a CDS encoding alanine racemase, coding for MPRDYAFYARALEGRRLPLAFVDLELLGENAAALVRRAGGLPVRLATKSVRCAALLRRVLEGYPGFRGLMCFSAEEAVRLRERGFTDLLMGYPVVDAEALAELCRPPAPVTLMVDSVEHVALAVRAARRQGTRVPLCLDVDLSVDLPGLRFGVHRSPLRAPEDALAVAKHIASEGDAVFLAGVMGYEAQLAGVPDAAPHAGAKNLAIRALKRGSVGRVHARRQAVVAALKGAGFPVRFVNGGGTGSLESTREDASVTELTAGSGLYSPALFDGYQGFHHQPAAAF